A part of Thermococcus sp. JdF3 genomic DNA contains:
- a CDS encoding serine/threonine protein kinase, translating into MFDHLISEAQLGRFYSRLKSLGFEKIRPYAKGTTSLIFCARLDEKNVIIKLQRPDSPRQNFAREAEIIRAVEPFGITPPLVAYGVFEGLEYLVREFAEGEVIFHADLEKRHIFEIVEKTALLDRLGLDHGQIQGGKHVIVGERVWLIDFEKSGWRKPKNLTSAMAMVFLNDNHISRRVRKKFGVDRAFLGEMREEVRNYKRTGRLSGLLGLLSRL; encoded by the coding sequence ATGTTCGACCACTTGATAAGCGAAGCTCAATTGGGGCGGTTTTACTCCCGCCTGAAATCGCTTGGATTCGAGAAAATTCGACCCTACGCCAAGGGAACCACGAGTCTCATCTTCTGCGCCCGGTTGGATGAAAAAAACGTCATAATAAAGCTCCAGCGGCCGGACTCCCCGAGGCAGAACTTCGCCAGGGAGGCCGAAATTATCCGCGCGGTGGAGCCATTCGGAATAACCCCCCCGCTCGTGGCTTACGGCGTCTTTGAGGGCCTTGAGTACCTCGTCCGGGAGTTCGCAGAGGGGGAGGTAATCTTCCACGCGGACCTCGAAAAGCGACACATCTTTGAGATAGTTGAGAAAACTGCCCTGCTCGACAGGCTCGGTCTCGACCACGGCCAAATTCAGGGGGGAAAGCACGTAATAGTCGGCGAGAGGGTCTGGCTGATAGATTTCGAAAAGTCCGGCTGGAGGAAGCCGAAGAACCTCACCTCCGCGATGGCAATGGTGTTCCTGAACGACAACCACATCTCGCGCCGGGTTCGGAAGAAATTCGGGGTGGACCGGGCATTCCTGGGGGAGATGAGGGAGGAGGTACGAAACTATAAGAGAACCGGAAGGCTCTCAGGTCTTCTGGGCCTTCTTTCTAGACTTTAG
- a CDS encoding S9 family peptidase, with the protein MSNIEWDEKTFSRFAYLGDPRVRGSSVAYVLTKANLQEDKYESTVVVEDLETGARRFIENASMPRISPDGKKLAFTRPNGEKKATEIWVADVQTLSAKRVLTIKNVRSVEWNDDSRRLLVVGFKRRDDEDFVFDDDVPVWFDSMGFFDGEKTTFWVLDTESEEILEQFEKPRFSSGIWHGDSIVVNVPHREGSKPALFKFWDIYLWKDGSEEKLFERVSFEAIDSDGERILLRGKGEKRFISEHGWLYIYDGELRPVYEGPLDVYDAKLDGGKVYFLTPDAGRVNLWLWDGKAERIVAGDHWVYGFDVHDGRAVLLIATATRVAELYLYDGELKQLTDYNGPIFARLRTFEPRHFRFKSKDLEIDGWYIKPELKDDEKAPVIVFVHGGPKGMYGHRFVYEMQLMASRGYYIVFVNPRGSDGYDEDFALRVLERTGLEDFEDIMAGIEEFFRLEPQADRERVGITGISYGGYMTNWALTQSDLFKAGISENGISYWLTSYAFSDIGLWYDLEVIGPNPLENENYRKLSPLFHAENVKAPILLIHSLEDYRCPLDQSLMFYNVLKDMGKEAYIAVFRRGPHGHSVRGSPRHRAKRYRLFIEFFERKLRKYEEGFDVEKILKEG; encoded by the coding sequence ATGAGCAACATCGAATGGGATGAGAAGACCTTTTCTAGGTTTGCGTACCTGGGTGACCCGAGGGTGCGGGGGAGCTCCGTCGCCTACGTTCTCACCAAGGCCAACCTGCAGGAGGACAAATACGAGAGCACGGTGGTCGTTGAGGATCTTGAGACGGGGGCGAGGCGCTTCATCGAGAACGCCTCCATGCCGAGGATCTCGCCGGATGGAAAGAAACTCGCTTTCACGCGTCCCAACGGGGAGAAGAAGGCAACGGAGATATGGGTGGCAGACGTTCAGACTCTGAGCGCCAAGAGGGTTTTAACCATCAAGAACGTCCGCTCTGTGGAGTGGAACGACGACTCCAGGAGACTTTTAGTTGTGGGCTTCAAGAGGAGGGACGATGAGGATTTCGTCTTCGACGACGATGTTCCGGTCTGGTTCGACAGCATGGGGTTCTTCGACGGTGAGAAGACGACCTTCTGGGTCCTCGACACGGAGAGCGAGGAGATACTCGAGCAGTTCGAGAAGCCGCGGTTTTCGAGCGGAATCTGGCACGGCGATTCCATAGTCGTCAACGTCCCGCACAGGGAAGGTTCCAAGCCGGCACTCTTCAAGTTCTGGGACATCTACCTCTGGAAGGACGGAAGCGAGGAGAAGCTCTTCGAGCGCGTTTCTTTTGAGGCCATCGACTCCGACGGGGAAAGGATACTCCTGAGGGGCAAGGGGGAGAAGAGGTTCATCAGCGAGCACGGGTGGCTCTACATCTACGACGGCGAGCTCAGGCCCGTTTATGAGGGTCCGCTGGACGTCTACGACGCCAAGCTGGACGGGGGGAAGGTCTACTTCCTGACCCCCGATGCCGGCAGGGTGAACCTCTGGCTCTGGGACGGGAAGGCCGAGAGAATCGTTGCCGGCGACCACTGGGTCTACGGCTTCGACGTCCACGATGGCAGGGCAGTTCTGCTGATAGCGACCGCGACAAGGGTCGCCGAGCTCTACCTCTACGACGGCGAGCTGAAGCAGCTCACCGACTACAACGGGCCGATATTCGCCAGACTCAGGACCTTTGAGCCGAGGCACTTCCGCTTTAAGAGCAAGGACCTTGAGATAGACGGCTGGTATATTAAGCCGGAACTCAAGGATGACGAGAAGGCCCCGGTGATAGTCTTCGTCCACGGCGGGCCCAAGGGCATGTACGGGCACCGCTTCGTCTACGAGATGCAGCTGATGGCGAGCAGGGGGTATTACATAGTCTTCGTGAACCCGCGCGGCAGCGACGGCTACGACGAGGACTTCGCGCTCCGCGTTCTGGAGAGAACCGGTCTGGAGGATTTCGAGGACATAATGGCCGGAATAGAGGAGTTCTTCAGGCTCGAACCCCAGGCGGACAGGGAGAGGGTTGGCATAACGGGCATAAGCTACGGCGGCTACATGACCAACTGGGCGCTGACTCAGTCGGACCTCTTCAAGGCAGGGATAAGCGAGAACGGCATAAGCTACTGGCTTACCAGCTACGCCTTCTCGGACATCGGCCTCTGGTACGACCTTGAGGTTATAGGCCCGAACCCGCTCGAAAACGAGAACTACCGCAAGCTGAGTCCACTCTTCCACGCGGAGAACGTCAAGGCGCCGATACTCCTCATCCACTCGCTGGAGGACTACCGCTGCCCCCTCGACCAGAGCCTGATGTTCTACAACGTGCTCAAGGACATGGGCAAGGAGGCCTACATAGCCGTCTTCAGGCGTGGGCCGCACGGTCACAGCGTCCGCGGAAGTCCAAGGCACAGGGCCAAGCGCTACAGGCTCTTCATCGAGTTCTTTGAGAGGAAGCTGAGGAAGTACGAGGAAGGGTTTGATGTTGAGAAGATACTCAAGGAGGGCTAA
- a CDS encoding metal-dependent hydrolase yields the protein MRGFTHYISGLAAATFFAALVGDLRLGILIPVIAAAAAYFPDFVDFKFGKFLARRDYEIDPAPWDEKKHYAPKLVKVSELSEENRYQFFAIEGTVKDILARGSGKVSYKVLREDGSEETVTEEYNSIVFTLNDGTGKITVEAFGDDYEFFEEEFGKIEEGKKLLVFGYVDVGEEGLKLVVSDAPHPQGIADTIARAIEEAYREGERIVKIHNIRLPGDVYRRFLVHLDPPKREVRVEMGPIVTPGGVAIGGDVPEYRKYGVAKVSVPFIKTYPKPTRIDSFSGPEIAFRRAQFRGKTVVKDRFLPWHHGFSHSLTMGMIIGLVVFAFFKLIGYEHATELALASMIGQWLHVFEDQLGFMGSNLLPPITKDVVPGFKLGESGSGLTNFSTAWLMIAFMIWNFNRFTDPRPIPMSDAKLLLLLAWPSIIGFGIAIVKSFRLRREISELMDYYTNLEAFEEMEEVGGI from the coding sequence ATGAGGGGATTCACCCACTACATCTCGGGCCTCGCGGCGGCGACCTTCTTCGCCGCCCTCGTCGGTGACCTTAGGCTGGGCATACTCATTCCGGTCATCGCGGCTGCTGCCGCTTACTTCCCCGACTTCGTGGACTTTAAGTTCGGAAAGTTCCTGGCCAGGAGGGACTACGAGATAGACCCCGCCCCCTGGGACGAGAAGAAGCACTACGCGCCGAAGCTCGTCAAGGTAAGCGAGCTGAGCGAGGAAAACCGCTACCAGTTCTTTGCCATCGAGGGAACGGTGAAGGATATACTCGCCAGGGGCTCCGGGAAGGTCTCCTACAAGGTCCTCCGCGAGGACGGAAGCGAGGAGACCGTCACGGAGGAGTACAACAGCATAGTCTTCACCCTCAACGACGGAACGGGGAAGATAACCGTCGAGGCCTTCGGCGACGACTACGAGTTCTTCGAGGAGGAGTTCGGAAAGATTGAGGAGGGCAAGAAGCTGCTTGTCTTCGGCTACGTCGATGTCGGAGAGGAGGGCCTCAAGCTCGTCGTCAGCGATGCCCCCCACCCGCAGGGCATAGCGGACACCATAGCGAGGGCCATCGAGGAGGCCTATCGCGAGGGCGAGAGGATAGTCAAGATACACAACATTCGCCTGCCCGGCGACGTTTACAGGCGCTTCCTGGTCCACCTCGATCCGCCCAAGAGGGAAGTCCGCGTCGAGATGGGGCCGATAGTAACCCCGGGCGGTGTCGCGATAGGCGGTGACGTTCCTGAGTACAGGAAGTACGGCGTGGCCAAGGTGAGCGTGCCCTTCATCAAGACCTACCCCAAGCCCACGAGGATAGACTCCTTTTCGGGCCCGGAGATAGCCTTCAGGAGGGCCCAGTTCAGGGGCAAGACGGTCGTCAAGGACAGGTTCCTGCCCTGGCACCACGGCTTCAGTCACTCCCTCACGATGGGCATGATAATAGGCCTCGTCGTCTTCGCTTTCTTCAAGCTGATCGGCTACGAGCACGCCACCGAGCTCGCACTCGCTTCGATGATAGGTCAGTGGCTCCACGTCTTCGAGGACCAGCTCGGCTTCATGGGGAGCAACCTGCTCCCGCCGATAACCAAGGACGTCGTTCCGGGCTTCAAGCTCGGCGAGAGCGGTAGTGGGCTTACCAACTTCTCAACGGCCTGGCTGATGATAGCCTTTATGATATGGAACTTCAACCGCTTCACCGACCCGAGGCCGATACCGATGAGCGACGCCAAGCTGCTGCTCCTCCTGGCCTGGCCGTCGATAATAGGCTTTGGAATAGCGATAGTCAAGAGCTTCAGGCTTAGAAGGGAGATCTCCGAGCTCATGGACTACTACACGAACCTCGAAGCCTTTGAGGAGATGGAGGAGGTCGGAGGGATTTAA
- a CDS encoding dipeptidase translates to MIFDAHSDLPTLIHDERMNGRSPVLERNFERFFGPWVRARVMAIWTRPEKRGDATAYGFEVLNSLLKDVGESERFELVTTVDGMKNAIGDRKVALWLGLEGGEPIGESLDLLEVFHRLGLRVLTLTWSLRNAIADGVFERTGGGLTNFGVEVVGKAEELGIVLDLSHINDRGFWDALDVTSFPVIASHSNARRLCDHPRNLTDEQIKAIAERDGVIGAVAIPSFIHRERATLEGYVEHITYLVDLAGYRHVGLGFDFVYYLRGWSGRNVDGFEDESRIPHLIESLSETLSEKEVKAITFENFERVFERVVG, encoded by the coding sequence GTGATATTCGACGCCCACTCAGACCTGCCAACGCTCATCCACGACGAGAGGATGAACGGAAGGAGCCCTGTGCTGGAGAGGAACTTCGAGAGGTTCTTCGGTCCCTGGGTTAGGGCCAGGGTTATGGCCATCTGGACGCGGCCGGAGAAAAGGGGAGACGCAACGGCCTACGGTTTTGAGGTCCTGAACTCCCTGCTTAAGGACGTCGGGGAGAGCGAGCGCTTTGAGCTGGTCACAACCGTCGATGGAATGAAAAATGCCATCGGAGACAGAAAGGTCGCCCTCTGGCTCGGCCTGGAAGGAGGGGAACCCATCGGAGAGAGCCTCGACCTCCTCGAGGTCTTCCACCGCCTCGGTCTCAGAGTTCTAACTCTAACCTGGAGCCTGAGAAACGCCATAGCTGACGGGGTCTTTGAGAGAACCGGCGGAGGGCTTACCAACTTCGGCGTCGAGGTCGTCGGAAAGGCCGAGGAGCTTGGCATAGTGCTCGACCTCAGCCACATCAACGACAGGGGCTTCTGGGACGCCCTCGATGTGACTTCGTTCCCGGTAATAGCGTCCCACTCCAACGCTAGGAGGCTGTGCGACCATCCGCGGAACCTGACGGATGAGCAGATAAAGGCGATAGCAGAGAGGGACGGCGTTATAGGTGCAGTTGCCATCCCGAGCTTTATCCACCGGGAGCGGGCAACGCTGGAGGGGTACGTGGAGCACATAACGTACCTGGTCGACCTGGCCGGCTACCGCCACGTTGGCCTCGGCTTCGACTTCGTTTACTACCTCCGTGGCTGGAGCGGGAGGAACGTTGATGGCTTCGAGGACGAATCGAGGATACCACACCTGATAGAGAGTCTCTCGGAGACCCTCAGCGAGAAAGAGGTTAAAGCGATAACCTTCGAAAACTTCGAGCGCGTCTTTGAGCGGGTCGTGGGTTAG
- a CDS encoding OB-fold nucleic acid binding domain-containing protein: MSGKKGEKKLYYHGLKEQKKLDVSRLKYLSILISVIGVAVLLVAAQSAQAPLVRVSDVYGNYLMNYAVVRINGTVVTVPYVSQTGGKLGLTFTVDDGTGQIDVRVYSPLADEMIRKGLVPFPGDEVTAEVQLRVRETYTYSMLQYLDGLNFRSKLYSDNPPIVKSLNANMSGSYVAVEGIVTGFSNVSSGYLMTVDTGDSLVSVLVPRVLLVFNNLSVKVGDTLYAPGIVYLYKGTSPEIVVRNITRLSITPIEEAPLVPIGEAPNYQGMVMAVEGTPAGITYENGRYVLTITDGRDYLDALVPREVLANLNPFNASSESTVKVAGRMGDDGRLVAAYLEVVRPVKPEFRPMGTLTTDMRGSLVAVKGNIEEVDRIGSNLKLVIDDGTGRLDVFIPSATLAELSNETMAQLKVGLGVEVAGYLEEYRGKLEVVVYTGGGIKALGEPLPPEEIELPKVTAAQLADYEGQLVDFVGSLEGVTYANGAYYLTVDGVKASLPREALLNINPLEAGTGSQVTVRGLVESSSLVKGENLTVEVPIAPIPLKPDEVTPEMEGQLVAVVGKVTDMANLSGNLKIVVGNLPVFVPRTTANELTYVPAKGDLVQIGGYVEIYRDEPEVVLFNPASIEKIEQAGPVEGTVSDLKTAMEPLLLTVTWDSIAYQKPDYALTFHDSTGSATLLAERSLLPNPLSAGTGSELRIVADPLSGRITALNVTRAKPSPLVRTGSVDLSMKGKTITVNGTVSSLFTLGSNLKLTVDDGSGGIAVFIPGGANLSLEKGQSVTIAGYVDEYDGEAEVIVYDLDAVVIGEEPVEGIEEITVSELSGATGRGNLTVTWDGLSYDNGYVMKVHDDTGSAELSVSRELLPDPREAGTGSTLRITYDADAGEVVSITVVGAVPAEELRTGDVTLDLLGKTVVVEGTITDVYTGSTFVKLTIDDGSGELVVFIPKSVVGDLTFSEGQTVRVAGYVAEYKGVVEVIPYRADCIEVR; encoded by the coding sequence ATGTCGGGAAAGAAGGGTGAGAAAAAGCTCTACTACCACGGCTTGAAGGAGCAGAAGAAGCTCGACGTTTCGAGGCTCAAATACCTCTCGATTCTAATCTCCGTCATCGGCGTTGCCGTTCTGCTCGTTGCCGCCCAGAGCGCCCAGGCACCGCTCGTCAGGGTGAGCGACGTCTACGGCAACTACCTGATGAACTACGCCGTCGTCAGGATAAACGGAACGGTCGTTACGGTTCCCTACGTCTCCCAGACCGGCGGAAAGCTTGGCCTCACCTTCACGGTGGACGACGGAACGGGGCAGATCGACGTCCGCGTTTACTCCCCGCTCGCCGACGAGATGATACGGAAGGGTCTCGTTCCCTTCCCCGGCGACGAGGTGACGGCCGAGGTTCAGCTCCGCGTGAGGGAAACCTACACCTACTCGATGCTTCAGTACCTCGACGGCCTGAATTTCCGCTCGAAACTCTACTCCGATAATCCGCCCATCGTCAAGTCCCTCAACGCCAACATGAGCGGCTCCTACGTGGCCGTCGAGGGCATCGTCACCGGGTTCTCCAACGTCAGTTCCGGGTACCTGATGACCGTCGATACCGGGGATTCCCTCGTTTCGGTGCTCGTTCCGAGGGTTCTGCTCGTCTTCAACAACCTCTCCGTCAAGGTCGGTGATACTCTCTACGCCCCGGGAATAGTCTACCTCTACAAGGGCACCTCACCGGAGATAGTCGTCAGGAACATCACCCGGCTGTCGATTACTCCCATCGAGGAGGCGCCGCTGGTGCCCATAGGCGAGGCACCCAACTATCAGGGAATGGTCATGGCCGTTGAGGGGACGCCCGCCGGAATAACCTATGAGAACGGCCGCTACGTGCTGACCATCACCGACGGCCGGGACTACCTCGACGCCCTCGTGCCGCGTGAAGTCCTCGCGAACCTCAACCCCTTCAACGCCTCCAGCGAGAGCACGGTCAAGGTTGCGGGAAGAATGGGGGACGACGGCAGGCTCGTCGCGGCTTACCTTGAAGTCGTCAGGCCGGTGAAGCCCGAGTTCAGGCCGATGGGGACGCTGACCACCGACATGCGCGGCTCGTTGGTGGCGGTGAAGGGCAACATCGAGGAGGTCGATAGAATAGGCTCGAACCTCAAGCTCGTCATCGACGACGGAACCGGAAGGCTGGACGTCTTCATACCCTCGGCCACCCTCGCCGAGCTGTCGAACGAGACGATGGCTCAGCTTAAGGTCGGCCTTGGGGTCGAGGTCGCCGGCTACCTCGAGGAGTACCGCGGAAAGCTCGAGGTGGTCGTTTACACCGGAGGTGGAATAAAGGCCCTCGGAGAGCCGCTCCCACCGGAGGAGATAGAGCTCCCGAAGGTCACCGCGGCTCAGCTCGCTGACTATGAGGGCCAGCTCGTGGACTTCGTCGGCTCCCTTGAGGGGGTGACCTACGCAAACGGCGCCTACTACCTCACCGTGGACGGCGTTAAGGCTTCGCTCCCGAGGGAGGCCCTGCTGAACATCAACCCGCTCGAGGCCGGAACCGGGAGTCAGGTCACGGTCAGGGGCCTGGTCGAGAGCTCAAGCCTCGTGAAGGGCGAGAACCTCACCGTTGAGGTGCCGATAGCCCCGATTCCTCTCAAGCCCGACGAGGTTACCCCCGAGATGGAGGGCCAGCTCGTCGCGGTCGTTGGTAAAGTAACCGACATGGCCAACCTCAGCGGCAACCTCAAGATAGTCGTCGGCAACCTTCCGGTCTTCGTGCCGAGGACGACCGCCAACGAGCTAACCTACGTCCCGGCCAAGGGCGACCTGGTGCAGATTGGAGGATACGTTGAAATCTACCGCGACGAGCCGGAGGTGGTGCTCTTCAACCCGGCCTCAATCGAGAAGATTGAGCAGGCTGGGCCCGTTGAGGGTACCGTCTCCGACCTGAAGACCGCAATGGAACCCCTCCTCCTGACGGTTACGTGGGACTCAATTGCCTACCAGAAACCCGACTACGCCTTGACTTTCCACGACTCCACCGGAAGCGCAACCCTGCTTGCCGAGCGCTCCCTCCTGCCCAACCCGCTGAGCGCGGGAACCGGGAGCGAGCTGAGAATCGTAGCGGATCCGCTCTCCGGCAGGATAACCGCGCTGAACGTCACGAGGGCCAAGCCGTCACCGCTGGTCAGGACCGGCTCGGTGGACCTCTCGATGAAGGGCAAAACCATAACCGTGAACGGAACGGTTTCGAGCCTCTTCACCCTCGGAAGCAACCTTAAGCTTACCGTAGATGACGGAAGCGGCGGAATAGCGGTCTTCATACCCGGCGGCGCCAACCTGAGCCTCGAGAAGGGTCAGAGCGTCACCATAGCCGGCTACGTGGACGAGTACGACGGCGAGGCTGAGGTTATAGTCTACGACCTCGATGCCGTGGTTATCGGGGAGGAACCCGTGGAGGGGATAGAGGAGATAACCGTCTCGGAGCTTTCCGGCGCCACCGGAAGGGGGAACCTCACCGTCACCTGGGACGGGCTGAGCTACGACAATGGCTACGTCATGAAGGTCCACGACGACACCGGAAGCGCTGAGCTCTCGGTTTCGAGGGAGCTCCTTCCGGACCCGAGGGAAGCGGGAACTGGAAGCACGCTGAGGATAACCTACGACGCCGACGCCGGTGAGGTGGTCTCGATAACCGTCGTTGGAGCGGTTCCGGCGGAGGAATTAAGGACGGGCGACGTCACCCTCGACCTCCTCGGGAAGACCGTGGTCGTTGAGGGAACCATCACGGACGTCTACACCGGCAGCACCTTCGTCAAGCTGACCATCGACGACGGAAGCGGGGAGCTGGTGGTCTTCATACCGAAGAGCGTGGTAGGGGACTTAACCTTCAGCGAGGGCCAGACGGTCAGGGTTGCCGGCTACGTCGCCGAGTACAAGGGGGTCGTCGAGGTGATCCCCTACAGGGCCGACTGCATCGAGGTGAGGTGA
- a CDS encoding Lrp/AsnC family transcriptional regulator — translation MVTAFILMVTAAGKEREVMEKLLAMPEVKEAYVVYGEYDLVVKVETDTLKDLDQFITEKIRKMTEIQMTSTMIAI, via the coding sequence ATGGTGACGGCTTTTATTTTGATGGTGACGGCCGCTGGAAAGGAAAGGGAAGTTATGGAGAAGCTTCTGGCCATGCCGGAGGTTAAGGAGGCCTACGTGGTTTACGGGGAGTACGACCTTGTCGTAAAGGTCGAAACCGACACGCTCAAGGACCTTGACCAGTTCATAACCGAGAAGATAAGGAAGATGACCGAGATCCAGATGACCTCAACGATGATAGCCATCTGA
- a CDS encoding DUF531 domain-containing protein, with protein sequence MLTIALYNTYDPKRLHEAHLRAIARAGPIAHAYGFHLALVGFPFEGRPVDVAEEISGHTTIGEGGRYLMELAEGNRFHLLDFPRRGFPPQFGTPVATTRKPGAEKEITPIELAERALRGESFLLLVGLGRHGLPKEIFKTARHHMDITGKRVSLETCTAIGAIPARISTLMEALRWKTGGRKI encoded by the coding sequence ATGCTGACGATAGCCCTGTACAACACCTACGACCCCAAGAGGCTCCATGAGGCCCACCTGCGCGCCATAGCCCGGGCTGGACCCATAGCGCATGCCTACGGCTTTCACCTGGCCCTGGTGGGCTTCCCCTTCGAGGGCAGGCCGGTCGATGTGGCGGAGGAGATAAGCGGCCACACCACGATAGGCGAGGGGGGCAGGTACCTCATGGAACTGGCGGAGGGGAACCGCTTTCACCTTCTGGACTTTCCCAGGCGGGGCTTCCCGCCGCAGTTCGGAACGCCCGTTGCCACCACCAGGAAGCCCGGTGCTGAGAAGGAGATAACGCCCATTGAGCTCGCCGAACGCGCCCTCCGCGGTGAGAGCTTTCTCCTCCTGGTGGGCCTTGGACGGCACGGCCTCCCCAAGGAAATCTTTAAGACCGCCCGCCACCACATGGACATAACTGGAAAAAGGGTGAGCCTCGAAACGTGCACCGCCATCGGTGCCATTCCCGCGAGGATAAGCACCCTCATGGAGGCTCTGAGATGGAAGACGGGTGGAAGAAAGATCTAG
- a CDS encoding tripartite tricarboxylate transporter permease: protein MVPLSDLLIWSLAGVLFGALISWIPGFHIFNIMALLVAVFGVGELMPVQAFPFFAIGAIVAYAYVSAISSVYFSVADESAVFLLFPTQRYLLLGRGHEAVLLYLIGAVAGTLFLVLGALFLFPRVLPPIYQATSPYITYFLVAIVVFMFMSEWPKEGDRGRTPAERLWLAWRQILGGILVFFLSGLLGFIVMNTNLLPTTSAYTRLTPMFIGFFGMSWVILNILSNPPMLEQVPDDRVESSLYNTLKASFGGALGGTIAAVYPIITGGMGALIAGHMTSQRGDDAFIISQGVNRVIYYVGAFTLLFLPQLRLTRGAAAWLVSSIYTPKSYAEYLAAIGAILLSAGISFLFTYYLSRFMARSFNVVHIKKLSYVVAVTLVVISYLLTGPMGLAVLFVSTAIGLMAAAFNTRRSYCLGGLILPVLISMTGHTGYFMHLLGLG, encoded by the coding sequence ATGGTTCCCCTTTCAGACCTTTTAATCTGGTCCCTCGCGGGGGTGCTCTTCGGCGCCCTCATCTCCTGGATTCCGGGCTTCCACATATTCAACATAATGGCCCTGCTCGTTGCCGTCTTCGGCGTTGGCGAGCTGATGCCCGTCCAGGCCTTCCCCTTCTTCGCCATCGGCGCCATAGTCGCCTACGCCTACGTGAGCGCGATATCGAGCGTCTACTTCAGCGTCGCCGACGAGAGCGCCGTCTTCCTCCTCTTCCCGACTCAGCGCTACCTCCTCCTCGGCAGGGGCCACGAGGCGGTCCTGCTCTACCTCATCGGAGCGGTGGCGGGAACCCTCTTCCTCGTCCTTGGGGCCCTCTTCCTCTTCCCCAGGGTTCTCCCGCCCATCTACCAGGCCACGAGTCCGTACATCACTTACTTCCTCGTCGCCATAGTGGTCTTCATGTTCATGAGCGAGTGGCCCAAGGAGGGCGACCGCGGAAGAACACCCGCTGAGAGGCTCTGGCTGGCCTGGAGACAGATACTCGGCGGAATCCTGGTGTTCTTCCTCTCCGGCCTCCTGGGCTTCATAGTGATGAACACCAACCTCCTGCCGACGACGAGCGCCTACACCCGCCTTACCCCGATGTTCATAGGCTTCTTCGGAATGTCCTGGGTGATACTCAACATACTCTCCAACCCGCCGATGCTCGAGCAGGTTCCCGACGACAGGGTCGAGAGCAGCCTCTACAACACCCTCAAGGCCAGCTTCGGCGGCGCCCTCGGAGGAACAATAGCGGCCGTTTACCCGATAATCACCGGTGGAATGGGAGCTTTGATAGCGGGCCACATGACGAGCCAGCGCGGAGACGACGCCTTCATCATAAGCCAGGGCGTGAACAGGGTCATCTACTACGTCGGAGCCTTCACGCTCCTCTTCCTGCCCCAGCTGAGGCTCACGAGGGGAGCAGCGGCGTGGCTCGTCAGCTCCATCTACACCCCCAAGAGCTACGCGGAGTACCTGGCCGCGATAGGTGCCATACTGCTCAGCGCGGGCATAAGCTTCCTCTTCACCTATTACCTCTCCAGGTTCATGGCGAGGAGCTTCAACGTCGTCCACATCAAGAAGCTCTCCTACGTGGTTGCAGTGACGCTCGTCGTGATAAGCTACCTCCTCACCGGCCCGATGGGACTGGCGGTGCTCTTCGTATCGACGGCGATAGGCCTGATGGCGGCTGCCTTCAACACCAGGAGGAGCTACTGCCTCGGCGGACTCATCCTGCCCGTGCTCATCAGCATGACGGGCCACACCGGCTACTTCATGCACCTGCTCGGACTGGGGTGA
- a CDS encoding methyltransferase domain-containing protein codes for MDELYFLTARDARRLLFAEGGARLNLDLRKTNRTWEIKGEGDEFIFPDGTRVSKETTEKIARDEGSVYFVRDGVYKAAIAGEHYYKLVPTIPPTIEINGIRMHRTKEVNPLQDTRNKVNAVKPKEGETVLDTCMGLGYTAIEASKRGAYVITIEKDPNVLELARINPWSRELFTGGKVQVIQGDAFEVVKKFKDESFDVVIHDPPRFSLAGQLYSEEFYGELFRVLKPGGRLFHYVGNPGKKYRRKDLQRGVMERLRRAGFVGVRRVEEALGVVARKPENKRGKN; via the coding sequence ATGGACGAACTCTACTTTCTGACCGCGAGAGACGCGAGAAGACTGCTCTTCGCGGAGGGCGGAGCGAGGCTCAACCTCGACCTTAGAAAAACCAACAGGACGTGGGAGATAAAAGGGGAGGGCGACGAGTTCATCTTTCCCGACGGAACGCGAGTCTCGAAGGAGACCACAGAGAAAATCGCGAGGGACGAGGGGAGCGTTTACTTCGTGAGGGACGGCGTTTACAAAGCCGCCATAGCTGGTGAGCACTACTACAAGCTCGTCCCGACGATTCCGCCCACGATTGAGATAAACGGCATCAGAATGCACAGGACAAAGGAAGTGAACCCCCTCCAGGACACGAGGAACAAGGTGAACGCGGTAAAGCCGAAAGAGGGCGAAACGGTTCTCGACACCTGCATGGGACTCGGCTACACGGCCATAGAAGCCTCAAAGAGAGGGGCATACGTCATAACAATCGAGAAGGACCCGAACGTGCTCGAGCTCGCGAGGATAAACCCCTGGAGCAGGGAGCTCTTCACCGGCGGGAAGGTGCAGGTGATTCAGGGCGACGCTTTCGAGGTCGTGAAGAAGTTCAAGGACGAGAGCTTCGATGTGGTTATCCACGACCCGCCGCGCTTTTCTTTAGCGGGCCAGCTCTACTCGGAGGAGTTCTACGGCGAGCTGTTCAGGGTTCTCAAACCCGGCGGAAGGCTGTTCCACTACGTCGGCAACCCCGGGAAGAAGTACCGGAGGAAGGACCTGCAGAGGGGCGTCATGGAGAGGCTGAGGAGAGCGGGCTTCGTCGGGGTTAGAAGGGTGGAGGAAGCGCTTGGAGTTGTGGCGAGAAAACCGGAAAACAAAAGAGGGAAGAATTAA